One genomic window of Luteitalea pratensis includes the following:
- a CDS encoding histidine phosphatase family protein, producing MFWRSPVQIATALVWLASAAAGQPSTDPALALARSRDPGIVTLLRHGRAPGVGDPAGFSLGDCSTQRNLSDEGREDARRLGEALRAVGVREADVRSSQWCRCLETARLIAVGPVRTASYLNSFFAGQGDESASTQALRAAVLQKLDSRRPTFFVTHQVNITALTGVFPAEGEAIFVRATAAGTIEVVGRARLR from the coding sequence ATGTTCTGGCGCAGCCCTGTGCAAATCGCCACAGCCCTCGTGTGGCTTGCATCCGCGGCGGCGGGGCAACCCTCAACCGACCCCGCGCTCGCACTCGCCCGATCGAGAGATCCCGGCATCGTCACATTGCTGCGCCATGGTCGAGCCCCCGGTGTGGGTGATCCGGCGGGTTTTTCGCTCGGCGACTGTTCGACGCAACGCAACCTGTCCGACGAGGGCCGCGAGGACGCGCGTCGCCTCGGCGAGGCATTGCGTGCGGTCGGTGTACGCGAGGCCGACGTCCGCAGCAGCCAATGGTGCCGGTGCCTCGAAACGGCCAGGCTCATCGCCGTCGGCCCCGTTCGGACGGCGAGCTACCTCAATTCCTTCTTCGCCGGCCAGGGCGACGAGTCGGCGTCGACGCAAGCACTCCGCGCCGCGGTTCTCCAGAAGCTCGACTCGCGGCGGCCGACGTTCTTCGTGACCCACCAGGTCAACATCACGGCACTCACCGGCGTTTTTCCTGCCGAGGGCGAGGCGATCTTCGTGCGTGCCACCGCGGCCGGGACGATCGAAGTCGTCGGACGGGCGCGGCTGCGCTGA
- a CDS encoding SDR family NAD(P)-dependent oxidoreductase: MATTDVSRIVLITGCSSGIGQATAHRLAAAGWRVYATARRVETLQPLKAVGCRTLALDVGEEASMQAAIETITNEAGGIGALVNNAGYSQSGPIELVGPGLVRRQFETNVFGPLRLTQLVLPGMRARRQGRIVNIGSMGGRLTFPGGGVYHATKYALEALSDALRFEVAGFGIRVVLVQPGLIRSSFTTAASASLDGLGAGKPGPYGTFTAEVERITRESYEKGPMASLAGAPDAVAAIVERALTARVPRSRYRVTASASVLMSLRALLPDSLWDAFLACTYPRPGERRDGSA, from the coding sequence GTGGCCACGACTGATGTCTCGCGCATTGTCCTCATCACCGGCTGCTCGTCCGGCATCGGACAGGCCACCGCCCATCGCCTGGCAGCGGCCGGTTGGCGCGTCTATGCCACGGCGCGGCGGGTAGAGACGCTGCAGCCGCTGAAGGCCGTCGGTTGCCGGACCCTGGCCCTCGACGTTGGCGAGGAGGCCTCGATGCAGGCCGCGATCGAGACGATCACCAACGAGGCGGGTGGGATCGGGGCGCTCGTCAACAACGCTGGCTACAGCCAGTCCGGCCCGATCGAACTGGTCGGTCCCGGCCTCGTCCGACGGCAGTTCGAGACGAACGTGTTCGGACCCCTGCGCCTGACGCAGCTCGTCCTGCCTGGTATGCGGGCGCGGCGCCAGGGCCGGATCGTCAATATCGGATCGATGGGTGGACGCCTGACGTTCCCTGGTGGAGGCGTCTACCACGCCACCAAGTACGCGCTCGAGGCGCTGTCGGACGCGCTGCGCTTCGAAGTCGCTGGCTTCGGTATCCGCGTGGTGCTGGTGCAGCCCGGACTCATCCGCTCGTCCTTCACCACTGCGGCATCGGCCAGCCTCGATGGTCTCGGCGCCGGCAAGCCTGGGCCCTACGGCACCTTTACCGCCGAAGTGGAGCGGATCACGCGGGAGTCGTATGAAAAAGGGCCCATGGCATCGCTTGCCGGCGCACCCGACGCCGTCGCCGCGATCGTCGAGCGGGCCCTGACGGCGAGGGTCCCACGGTCGAGATATCGCGTGACCGCGTCGGCATCCGTCCTGATGTCCCTGCGAGCGCTGTTGCCCGACAGCCTGTGGGACGCGTTCCTCGCTTGCACGTATCCCCGGCCAGGCGAGCGCCGCGACGGCTCCGCGTAG
- a CDS encoding ATP-grasp domain-containing protein: MTHDGPLTILCVATYEKGAEFLRECKRQGCTVLLLTTEALRDIPSWPREAIDEIFAIPAIIGREDLLKGVSHVARSRRIDRIVPLDDFDVETAALLREHLRLPGMGETTARYFRDKLAMRVRAHEHGVLVPSFVGLFNDDDVNAYLDRVDGPWLVKPRSQAAAIGIRKATTRDDVWQHIHDLGDMRAFSLLEQFVPGDIFHVDSIVWNRQVVFSAIHRYGSPPWTVAHQGGVFTTSTVLRESEDAQVLDALNRRLLDTLGLVRGVTHTEFIRAHEDGRCYFLETASRVGGAFIVDVIVASTGLNLWHEWAKVEVAGEHGQYEVPPHREDYAGLVLSLARQERPDTSAYDAPEIAQRIDMPYHAGLIVRSDRASRVQELLESYAGRFVEDFYTSAPAPDCASH, encoded by the coding sequence ATGACCCACGACGGACCGTTGACAATCCTGTGCGTGGCCACCTACGAGAAGGGCGCCGAATTCCTGCGCGAGTGCAAGCGCCAGGGCTGCACCGTCCTGCTCCTGACCACCGAGGCGCTGCGCGACATCCCGAGCTGGCCGCGCGAGGCGATCGACGAGATCTTTGCCATCCCGGCGATTATCGGCCGCGAGGATCTGCTCAAGGGCGTCAGCCACGTCGCCCGCAGCCGCCGCATCGACCGCATCGTGCCGCTCGACGACTTCGACGTCGAGACAGCCGCACTCCTGCGTGAGCACCTGCGCCTCCCCGGCATGGGTGAGACGACGGCGCGCTACTTCAGGGACAAGCTGGCCATGCGCGTGCGGGCTCACGAACATGGCGTGCTGGTGCCGTCCTTCGTCGGCCTCTTCAATGACGACGACGTGAATGCCTATCTCGATCGCGTCGACGGGCCGTGGCTGGTGAAGCCGCGGTCGCAGGCCGCCGCGATTGGCATCCGCAAGGCCACGACGCGAGACGACGTGTGGCAGCACATCCACGATCTGGGCGACATGCGAGCCTTCTCGCTGCTCGAGCAGTTCGTTCCCGGCGACATCTTCCATGTCGACTCGATCGTCTGGAACCGCCAGGTGGTTTTCAGCGCCATCCATCGCTATGGCTCGCCCCCATGGACGGTGGCACACCAGGGCGGTGTCTTCACCACCAGTACCGTGCTGCGCGAGTCCGAGGACGCGCAGGTGCTCGATGCGCTGAACCGGCGCTTGCTCGACACGCTCGGCCTGGTGCGCGGGGTCACCCACACCGAGTTCATACGCGCCCATGAGGACGGCCGTTGTTATTTCCTCGAAACGGCCTCGCGTGTCGGCGGCGCGTTCATCGTCGACGTCATCGTTGCGTCGACCGGTCTCAACCTCTGGCACGAGTGGGCGAAGGTGGAGGTGGCGGGCGAGCATGGCCAGTACGAAGTACCGCCGCATCGCGAAGACTACGCCGGCCTCGTCCTGTCACTCGCACGACAGGAGCGCCCGGATACCTCCGCCTACGACGCCCCCGAAATCGCGCAGCGCATCGACATGCCGTATCACGCCGGCCTCATCGTCCGGTCCGACCGTGCGTCGCGCGTGCAGGAACTGCTCGAGTCCTACGCCGGTCGCTTCGTCGAGGACTTCTACACCTCCGCCCCGGCGCCTGATTGCGCCAGTCATTAG
- a CDS encoding PilW family protein has translation MTLSSERGMTMVELLVSSAVMLVVLSVTTTVMTKSSTMFTQQRAALDGRNSGAAAIDLLTRLLRQSSCISATAVYCQSIVPDPEPNGVFDSVRVRADWNPRDGDLNDPYEDVYFVVGGGTLWKKEPSDPGLVSFGDQVQSLNFAYTNQNGGPLTNPVARPDLIGGVRVTIVTTAGRGLPSVTSTSAISLRRIK, from the coding sequence ATGACACTGTCGTCCGAGCGCGGCATGACGATGGTGGAGCTGCTCGTGAGCAGCGCCGTGATGCTCGTCGTGCTGAGCGTCACCACTACGGTCATGACCAAGTCGAGCACGATGTTCACGCAGCAGCGAGCTGCGCTCGACGGGCGCAACAGCGGCGCGGCGGCCATCGACCTGCTGACGCGCCTGCTCCGGCAGTCGTCCTGCATCAGCGCGACCGCGGTGTATTGCCAGTCGATCGTCCCCGACCCGGAGCCCAACGGGGTCTTCGATTCGGTACGGGTCCGTGCCGACTGGAACCCGCGCGACGGCGATCTGAACGACCCGTACGAGGACGTGTACTTCGTCGTCGGTGGCGGCACGCTGTGGAAGAAAGAGCCTTCGGATCCGGGCCTCGTCTCGTTCGGTGACCAGGTCCAATCACTCAACTTCGCCTATACGAACCAGAACGGCGGGCCGCTGACCAACCCAGTCGCACGGCCCGACCTGATCGGCGGCGTACGCGTGACCATCGTGACGACGGCAGGACGTGGGCTCCCCTCGGTGACAAGTACGAGTGCGATCAGCTTGAGGAGGATCAAGTGA
- a CDS encoding pilus assembly FimT family protein — MAVTDMIASHRSRRGFSIIELLMVVAVGATLMALGTPVLRGAMANQRLRAGAADVGSALSEARREAFRTSTSARIEVDPADGRISVFAWDSVANAEAERKRYYLPAGVQFNNVGAVTSFTFDTLGRPAALPMTIQLRLANTTVIRTVSVLGTGRTTET; from the coding sequence ATGGCAGTCACTGACATGATCGCATCACACCGATCCCGGCGGGGCTTCTCCATCATCGAATTGCTCATGGTCGTGGCTGTCGGGGCCACGCTGATGGCGCTCGGCACCCCGGTCCTGCGCGGCGCCATGGCCAACCAGCGCCTGCGGGCCGGGGCGGCGGATGTGGGGAGCGCCCTCTCGGAGGCCCGACGCGAGGCCTTCCGCACGAGCACGTCGGCACGCATCGAGGTCGACCCCGCCGATGGTCGCATCTCGGTGTTCGCGTGGGACAGCGTGGCCAACGCAGAGGCCGAGCGCAAGCGCTATTACCTGCCGGCCGGCGTGCAATTCAACAACGTCGGAGCCGTGACCTCTTTCACCTTCGACACCCTCGGCCGCCCCGCGGCCTTGCCGATGACGATTCAACTGCGGCTCGCGAACACGACCGTCATTCGCACCGTGTCCGTGCTCGGGACCGGCCGGACCACCGAAACCTAA
- a CDS encoding class I SAM-dependent methyltransferase, whose translation MSRDIDALTSYTLKHLRDRWWTARWTHWVGSHLRCDPGERLVHVGCGNGEIDVALALATPGLSVVSLDVQRHRARHTRELAGEVNVSLHAVAGDLCALPLAPGTADAVLCVGVLQHLADPLAATHALADLVRPGGRILVVEPDHEARYWFSGADAGERAFAAARDTLGGWQRESAPDAPARLGVHVVSWLRDAGLEPLSVEAVPVSESRLGAPPPGVWEARERLLIAAADAPGRAAAGAALLEAVAAYRDEADLQGPAFVEVQHALLIATLAQRPQ comes from the coding sequence ATGTCGCGTGACATCGACGCCCTGACCTCCTACACCCTCAAACACCTGCGCGACCGCTGGTGGACGGCGAGGTGGACGCATTGGGTCGGCAGTCACCTGCGGTGCGACCCGGGCGAGCGGCTGGTGCACGTGGGCTGCGGCAATGGCGAAATCGACGTCGCCCTGGCCCTGGCGACGCCAGGCCTGTCGGTGGTGTCGCTCGACGTTCAGCGGCATCGCGCGCGACACACCCGCGAACTGGCCGGAGAGGTGAACGTGTCCCTGCACGCCGTTGCGGGCGACCTGTGCGCCCTTCCCCTGGCCCCCGGGACGGCCGACGCGGTGCTGTGCGTCGGCGTCCTGCAGCACCTGGCCGATCCGCTCGCGGCCACGCACGCCCTCGCGGATCTCGTGCGTCCCGGCGGCCGGATCCTCGTCGTCGAGCCCGATCACGAAGCCCGGTATTGGTTCAGTGGCGCCGACGCCGGCGAGCGGGCCTTCGCGGCCGCCCGTGACACCCTGGGCGGCTGGCAACGCGAGTCCGCCCCCGACGCGCCCGCCCGGCTCGGGGTGCACGTGGTGTCGTGGCTCCGCGACGCGGGTCTCGAGCCCCTGTCCGTGGAAGCGGTACCAGTATCGGAGTCACGCCTGGGGGCGCCGCCTCCCGGGGTGTGGGAGGCCCGCGAGCGGCTCCTGATCGCAGCGGCTGACGCACCGGGACGGGCAGCCGCCGGCGCCGCGCTGCTCGAGGCCGTCGCCGCCTACCGCGACGAAGCCGACCTCCAGGGGCCGGCGTTTGTCGAGGTGCAGCACGCCCTGCTCATCGCCACATTGGCGCAAAGACCCCAATAG
- a CDS encoding class I SAM-dependent methyltransferase: MPAGHEGWGAYAPFYDWENARTMGRRDLGFWRQLARRTGGRVLELGSGTGRLTVPLHRHGIPVVGVDRTSEMLQHVAPRARRARTTRPPLARGDVTSLPFADGSFRLVMAPYGMLQSLLSDVLLARAIREAWRVLEPGGLFGLDLVPDVPKWREYTRKLVFFSPEGPRGRPISLRETVRQDRDKRLTTFEQEYIEGRGASKQVTPFTIRFRTLPLPAIAGRVARAGFDVEAVLGDYRGAAWDRRADVWLLLARKPR; encoded by the coding sequence ATGCCCGCCGGCCACGAAGGCTGGGGCGCCTACGCGCCCTTCTACGACTGGGAGAACGCCCGCACGATGGGCCGCCGCGACCTCGGGTTCTGGCGGCAGCTCGCCAGGCGCACCGGTGGCCGGGTGCTCGAACTCGGAAGCGGCACGGGACGCCTGACCGTTCCGCTCCACCGCCATGGAATCCCGGTAGTTGGCGTGGACCGGACGTCGGAGATGCTCCAGCACGTGGCGCCGCGGGCTCGCCGTGCCAGAACCACCCGCCCTCCTCTCGCTCGCGGCGATGTCACGAGCCTGCCCTTCGCGGACGGCAGCTTCCGCCTGGTGATGGCGCCGTACGGCATGCTCCAGTCACTGCTGAGCGACGTGCTCCTCGCCCGGGCGATTCGGGAGGCCTGGCGGGTGCTGGAGCCCGGCGGCCTGTTCGGGCTCGACCTCGTGCCTGACGTCCCCAAGTGGCGCGAGTACACCCGCAAGCTCGTCTTCTTCAGCCCCGAGGGTCCCAGGGGGCGGCCTATCTCGCTCCGCGAGACAGTGCGCCAGGACCGGGACAAGCGGCTCACGACGTTCGAGCAGGAGTACATCGAGGGACGGGGAGCGTCCAAGCAGGTCACGCCCTTCACGATCCGCTTCCGCACCCTGCCGCTTCCCGCGATCGCCGGCCGCGTCGCGCGGGCCGGCTTCGACGTCGAGGCCGTCCTCGGCGACTATCGCGGGGCCGCCTGGGACCGCCGGGCCGATGTCTGGCTGTTGCTCGCGCGCAAGCCGCGCTGA
- a CDS encoding YebC/PmpR family DNA-binding transcriptional regulator, producing the protein MSGHSKWHTIKHKKGALDAKRGKIFTRIIKELSVAARSGGGDPAMNPRLRTVIAEAKSVNMPNDNIARAIRRGTGEEDGVSYDEITYEGYGPGGAAVIIETLTDNRNRTVGELRHMLTKYGGSLGETNSVAWMFDRKGYIVVDKTAAEEEALMSAVLEAGADDMGDDGDNWEVTTDVGGYEAVLEAVKQLGVEPSTAQAMAMLPKNTIKLEGKTAQQMLKLMDALDDHDDVKQVWSNFDIEEKEIEASMA; encoded by the coding sequence ATGTCCGGCCACTCGAAATGGCACACGATCAAGCACAAGAAGGGCGCGCTCGACGCCAAGCGCGGCAAGATCTTCACGCGCATCATCAAGGAGCTGTCGGTCGCCGCACGTAGCGGCGGTGGCGACCCGGCGATGAACCCGCGGCTGCGCACGGTCATCGCCGAGGCCAAGTCCGTCAACATGCCCAACGACAACATCGCCCGCGCGATCCGGCGCGGGACGGGCGAGGAAGATGGCGTCAGCTACGACGAGATCACCTACGAGGGTTACGGCCCCGGCGGCGCGGCCGTGATCATCGAGACCCTGACCGACAACCGCAACCGCACCGTGGGCGAATTGCGCCACATGCTGACCAAGTACGGCGGCAGCCTCGGTGAGACCAACAGCGTTGCCTGGATGTTCGATCGCAAGGGCTACATCGTCGTCGACAAGACCGCGGCTGAAGAGGAGGCGCTGATGAGCGCCGTGCTCGAGGCCGGCGCCGACGACATGGGCGACGATGGCGACAACTGGGAAGTGACGACCGACGTCGGTGGCTACGAGGCGGTGCTCGAGGCCGTCAAGCAGCTCGGCGTCGAGCCGTCCACCGCGCAGGCGATGGCGATGCTGCCCAAGAACACCATCAAGCTCGAAGGCAAGACCGCCCAGCAGATGCTCAAGCTGATGGACGCGCTCGACGACCACGACGACGTCAAGCAGGTGTGGTCGAACTTCGACATCGAGGAGAAGGAGATCGAGGCCTCGATGGCATGA
- the ruvC gene encoding crossover junction endodeoxyribonuclease RuvC gives MRIFGIDPGSVRTGYGCIEASGTRCALICSGAIVPPARSTFPDKLRIIYLELAERLADARPDCVAIESLFHGLNTRSAFALAHARGVMLLAATQAGLPVVEYAPAEVKRAVVGFGRAEKPQVQQMVTLLLGLAVPPKPLDISDALAVALCHAHTAAAVVPQADASPFARGRRVTSWRQLRPEDLEHR, from the coding sequence ATGAGGATCTTCGGGATCGATCCCGGGTCGGTACGCACGGGGTACGGCTGCATCGAGGCCAGCGGCACACGCTGCGCCTTGATCTGCAGCGGTGCCATCGTGCCGCCCGCCCGGAGCACGTTCCCGGACAAGCTCAGGATCATCTATCTCGAACTCGCTGAACGGCTCGCCGACGCCCGCCCCGACTGCGTCGCGATCGAGAGCCTTTTCCACGGATTGAACACCCGCAGTGCGTTCGCCCTGGCCCATGCCCGCGGTGTGATGCTGCTGGCGGCCACGCAGGCCGGGCTGCCGGTTGTCGAGTACGCGCCGGCCGAGGTCAAGCGCGCGGTCGTCGGCTTCGGGCGTGCCGAGAAGCCGCAGGTGCAGCAGATGGTGACGCTCCTGCTCGGTCTCGCTGTTCCACCCAAGCCGCTCGACATCTCCGACGCGCTCGCCGTCGCGCTGTGCCACGCACACACCGCCGCGGCGGTCGTGCCCCAGGCCGACGCCTCGCCGTTCGCTCGTGGACGACGGGTCACCAGCTGGCGACAGCTGCGGCCCGAGGACCTGGAGCACCGGTGA
- the ruvA gene encoding Holliday junction branch migration protein RuvA: protein MIAALRGRLMEKQPARLIVDVAGVGYDVQVPLSTYGRIGDVGGDVSLRVYTHVREEQIALFGFLTALEQQIFERLISVNGIGPKVALAVLSGIAPGDLVASVQGNEPARLTTIPGIGRKTAERIVLELRDRLPAALPVSADPVTPGSIVRADLLSALVNLGYQRPVVEKAVGDVLKAQPAATFDEALRQALGRLARA, encoded by the coding sequence GTGATTGCCGCCCTGCGTGGCCGGCTGATGGAAAAGCAGCCGGCGCGGCTGATCGTGGACGTCGCTGGCGTCGGCTACGACGTCCAGGTGCCGCTCTCGACGTACGGCAGGATCGGCGATGTCGGCGGCGACGTCAGCTTACGCGTGTACACCCACGTTCGAGAGGAGCAGATCGCCCTGTTCGGCTTCCTGACCGCGCTCGAGCAGCAGATCTTCGAGCGGTTGATCTCGGTCAACGGGATCGGCCCCAAGGTGGCGCTGGCCGTGCTGTCCGGGATTGCGCCGGGGGATCTCGTGGCCTCCGTCCAGGGCAACGAACCGGCGCGACTGACCACGATTCCCGGCATCGGCCGCAAGACCGCTGAACGGATCGTGCTCGAACTTCGCGATCGCCTGCCAGCGGCACTGCCGGTCAGCGCCGATCCGGTCACGCCCGGCAGTATCGTTCGCGCCGATTTGCTGTCCGCGCTCGTCAATCTCGGCTACCAGCGCCCAGTCGTCGAGAAAGCGGTGGGTGACGTGTTGAAGGCGCAGCCGGCGGCAACCTTCGACGAGGCGCTTCGCCAGGCCCTTGGCCGGCTGGCACGCGCGTGA
- the ruvB gene encoding Holliday junction branch migration DNA helicase RuvB, with protein sequence MPDSRVVSGRSGDDDAQYEAGLRPRTLDDYIGQDRVRENLQVAIAAARQRGEALDHVLVSGPPGLGKTTLAYVIANELGVSMKASSGPVIERPGDLAAILTTLQRHEVLFIDEIHRLAPAIEEILYPAMEDYELDIVIGQGPGARSVKVPVQPFTLVAATTRTGLLTAPLRSRFGIVHRLDYYTEADMIEIVTRSGRILGVPLSADAATEVARRSRGTPRIANRLLRRVRDYAQVRADGTVTLDVAQAALVLLEVDAYGFDEVDRRLLRTIIDKFDGGPVGVNTLAAALGEERDAIEDIYEPFLMQVGFLERTPRGRMATRRAYAFFGLEEPGKDNRLW encoded by the coding sequence ATGCCGGACTCGCGTGTGGTGAGCGGACGCAGCGGCGACGACGACGCGCAATACGAGGCCGGCCTGCGGCCGCGCACGCTCGACGACTACATCGGCCAGGACCGCGTGCGCGAGAACCTGCAGGTGGCGATCGCGGCGGCTCGCCAGCGTGGCGAAGCGCTCGACCACGTGCTGGTCTCGGGCCCACCGGGTCTCGGCAAGACCACGCTCGCGTACGTCATTGCGAACGAACTCGGGGTCTCGATGAAGGCCTCTTCGGGACCGGTCATCGAGCGCCCCGGCGATCTCGCGGCGATCCTGACGACGCTGCAGCGCCACGAGGTCCTGTTCATCGACGAGATCCACCGCCTGGCACCCGCGATCGAGGAGATTCTCTATCCGGCGATGGAGGACTACGAGCTCGACATCGTCATCGGACAGGGACCGGGCGCACGATCGGTCAAGGTGCCGGTGCAGCCGTTCACCCTGGTCGCGGCGACGACCCGTACGGGCCTGCTGACGGCGCCCTTGCGCAGCCGCTTCGGCATCGTGCACCGGCTGGATTACTACACCGAGGCGGACATGATCGAGATCGTGACCCGCTCCGGACGTATTCTCGGCGTACCGCTGTCAGCCGACGCGGCAACCGAGGTGGCGAGGCGTTCGCGGGGCACACCCCGCATCGCCAACCGCCTGCTCCGGCGCGTGCGCGACTACGCGCAGGTGCGGGCCGACGGCACGGTGACCCTGGATGTCGCGCAGGCAGCGCTCGTGCTGCTCGAGGTGGACGCCTACGGGTTCGACGAGGTCGATCGGCGGCTGCTGCGAACGATCATCGACAAGTTCGATGGCGGGCCTGTCGGCGTCAACACGTTGGCGGCCGCGCTCGGCGAGGAGCGCGACGCCATCGAGGACATCTACGAGCCCTTCCTGATGCAGGTGGGCTTTCTCGAGCGGACGCCGCGTGGACGCATGGCGACGCGCCGCGCGTACGCTTTCTTCGGGCTCGAGGAGCCCGGAAAGGACAATCGCCTGTGGTAA
- a CDS encoding response regulator — MTSEVRSPIRLLVADDHDILRQGLVAVLERDPRFSVVATASNGEEAVAAFRRTQPDLAIMDLRMPVMEGPEAIRAIRAEFAEARVVVLTVYEGDVDIARALSAGAAAYVLKGMPSDELFEAIIAVHEGRQYIPPRITQVLDQAGRTDLTRREMDVLRLIVGGHSNREIAQELNTTEGTIKSYVNGLLGKLGVRDRTQAATAAIRRGLVKLEEAEKAKAERAALGNDIGNA, encoded by the coding sequence GTGACCAGCGAAGTACGTTCCCCAATCCGGCTCCTCGTGGCTGATGACCACGACATCCTGCGGCAGGGCCTCGTCGCGGTGCTCGAGCGCGACCCGCGGTTCTCGGTCGTCGCGACGGCGAGCAACGGCGAGGAAGCCGTCGCCGCGTTCCGCCGCACCCAACCCGACCTCGCGATCATGGATCTCCGGATGCCGGTGATGGAGGGTCCCGAGGCCATCCGCGCCATCCGTGCCGAGTTCGCCGAGGCGCGCGTCGTCGTGCTCACCGTGTACGAAGGCGACGTGGACATCGCACGGGCGCTGTCTGCCGGCGCCGCCGCGTACGTGCTCAAGGGAATGCCGAGCGACGAGCTGTTCGAGGCCATCATCGCCGTTCACGAGGGACGGCAGTACATCCCGCCGCGCATCACCCAGGTCCTCGACCAGGCCGGCCGCACCGACCTCACGCGTCGCGAAATGGACGTCTTGCGGCTCATCGTCGGCGGCCACAGCAACCGCGAGATCGCGCAGGAGTTGAACACCACCGAGGGCACGATCAAGTCCTACGTGAACGGCCTGCTCGGCAAGCTCGGCGTTCGCGACCGCACCCAGGCCGCCACCGCCGCCATCCGTCGCGGCCTCGTGAAGCTCGAGGAGGCCGAGAAGGCCAAGGCCGAGCGGGCCGCCCTCGGCAACGACATCGGTAACGCTTGA